The Rhodohalobacter sp. SW132 DNA segment CATTGATGCAATAAACTTGATTAAATTCTCGTGATTTTGTGAACTTTTCTCACCCCCTCACTCTGTCACTGGATCACCCAATCTCTCATTCACTCACTCAATCACTCCCTCTCAAACAACCCACTTCTCCGGAAACCTCGCCATATTAACAAGCTTACCGATGATAAAATCATATTCCCTGTTCAACATTTTATAAGGTTCCGGATCGATATATTTACATTTGAACGCAAAATCCAGCCAGGTTTGGGTTTCTGCGGCCTCTGCCTCGGCATCGGAGAGTTTAGACACAAATGATTTCGGATATTTCCGTTTTCTAAACGCCTCAGATATATTTGCGGATACCGAACGGGATGATCTACGAACCTGATCGGTCAGCGAATACTGCTCCTCTCGTGGAAAAGCTTTCGAAAGTTCAAATAGTCGCATCGATGCGTCAAACGACATCCTATATACATCCAGCTCTCTGTGTGAATGTATTCTTTTCATCTCGTCTCTTTTTATTTTCTCTCAATTCTTAAATATATACGAATCAGAATAACCCGCAAGTTTGAAATGAAGTGAGTGAAATTTATCAACAGACTATTGAAAAACAAGCCAATTGACCAAACCAGACCCTGTTTTTCGGCTTTTTCACCCTTTCTCTCCTTCACTCCCTCACCCCGTCTCATTTTACTCCCTCACTCTCCTGACATACTGATGAACTGTAGAACTGAGAACACATCTTACCCCAATTTTCATTAACTTTCTTTAATAAATCAACCAAGAACCGATAATAAAAGAGTCCCGGAACGGTTTACCACAGATGTTTAAATCAGACCTCGTAATAAACTATTAGAGACCTATGCCCAAGACATCCCTTTGGGAAAATCTTTAGTCGACTCAATAAACAATTTTCAATACCCGCTAAATGTCCAAACGTTCAACATCACTCACTCCCTCCCTAAGTCTCACCCTCTCTCTCCTTCTCTCCCTCATCATCCTTCCTACCCAAATCCATGCCCAGTTCTCTACACCAGAATTCAGCTTCGAAACAACCGGCATCATCAGCTCCTCCGGCACCACCCCGTTTTGGCTGCAGAGCAATAGGCACGGGATGTTCTCAGGCGAAGGCAGCCAGTTCCTTACAAGACTACAGGCCCACAGCACCGGTAACCAACTAACCGATAACCTCTCCCTCAGCTATGGAGCCGATTTTATTGCACGGCCGGGAGTGAAATCCACCGCCTCTTTTAACCAGGGATATCTGAGGCTGGATGGATATGGGCTTTTCCTGCAGGCGGGGCGGTTTCATAACACCTCACCGATTCATGATGAAGAGTTAGGGATGGGTTCTTTGGGTATTAGCAACAACGCATCACCCATACCGCAGGTTCGGGCCGGATTGAAGGACTGGACCTCGATTTCATTTACAAGGGATTTTATTCAAATAAAAGGCTACATCGCTCATGGGTGGCTAGGAAGCAGGCGCATAACTGAAGATGTTCTGCTTCATGAAAAAGTGGGACATGCACGATTTGGGGGTGACTTCCCTTTAAATTTTTACGGCGGCTTGGCACATTATGTAATCTGGGGAGGAAAAAACCATCCCGATCATGGGGATATACCAGCTTCTCTGAGCGATTTTAAAAATGCCTTTTTTGCACTGAAAGGAGGTCCCGATTCACCGGGGCAGTTTCGTAATTACATGTATGGAGATCATATCGGCGCCTGGGATTTTGGCTTTTTTCTCGAATTTGACAGGGTTGATATAAAAGCTTATCGCCAGTTCCCAATTGAAACCAAAGATAATCTAAAGTTCATAAGCCCTCAGGATGCATTGACAGGTCTTCATTTTGATTTTAATGAAAACTGGGAACTACCGATTAAGGCGCTCACGTATGAATTTTTGTATACCAAATACCAAGACGGCCCCCGTCGCCCCAATATTGGTGGTGACTTGACCAGAGATGAATTCAGAGGAAATGAAAACTACTATAACCACGGACTGTACCGTACCGGTTGGGTCTATAATTCACGTACAATTGGAAATGCCCTGTTTGTACCCAGTAGTGATCCGGATATTGGAGTGTTCAACAACCGGATCGTTGCCCATCATCTTGGTATTTCATTTGCCCTGCAATATAATGTGAAATTAACGACTAAAGGCACATTCAGCCGCAACTACGGCAAAAGATGGGATAACCGAATTCCTGATGATAAAGAAAAAATGGACCTGTTTGATCCATATATAAACCAATGGAGCTTTTTTACAAGAATTGAGGTTCCCATTACATGGAGAGGTTATTTAGTAACGATCCTGGCCGAATCCGGATTTGATAACGGTGCACTTGTAGGAGATCAATTTGGATGGCTTTTTGGTATAAGATTAGGAGTTTAATCACTTTTTCTCCTCAGTACTCTCTCTTTAAATGCCTGAATAAGAACAAGGGGAATAAATCGTGGCGCTTCAATTAAATACCGTTTATAGAGCCTCTTCGGTTCTTTTATTAGTCGATAAAACCACTCTAAGCCATATTTTTGCATCCACTCAGGTGAACGTTCAATATCACCAACCACCACGTCAAATGCTGCTCCTACCCCAATTGCAATGTTGACATCCAGCTTATCGAAATGTTCATGAATCCAATAATCCTGTTTTGGTGCAGTTAGGCTAACCCAAAGCACATTGGGCTTAACTTCGTTGATCATATTAATCATTTTCTGGTTTTCTTCTTCAGAAAATGTTTTTGCGTATGGAGGCGAGTAGGTACCTACAACATTCAACCCCGGGTTTTCAACCTCAAGTTTATCTTTTAACCGATCAGCTACACCCTCTGCAGCACCTAAGAGAAAAAAAGAATACCCATTTTCGGCTGCGATTTTTGAAAATTCTGGAAGTAGGTCTAATCCCGTTACTCTTCCACGAATTGGATCTCCAAGAAGTTTAGATGCCCAAATAAGTGGAACACCGTCAGCTGTGCTGATATCTGCTGAATTATAAATATGTTCAAGTTTTGGGTTTCTTTTAGCCCAGAGCAGACAATTAACAGGAGTTACTGTGACCCTGATTTTATCATTTGTTTCTATAGTATCAGTAAAAATTTCAAGTGTCTCACCAAGATTTTGCTTGTTTACGTAGCTTTTCAAAATATTTACTTTGTACATCAGACTGAAGCTTTACTCAATACGTTTTCCATATTTCTCCAAAAAGCCTCAATGCTATAGTTTTTCAGAAAAGCTTTTCTACCATTGCTACCCATTTTCAATCTGAGATTTTTATCACACATCAAAATTTGAATTTTTTTTGCAATTAAATCAGGACTCTTAATAGGGACAATAAATCCTGTTGACTTTGACTGAACAATACTACTGGCGGCTCTCCAATCTGTAGCGATAACCGGCAATTCAAATTGCATGGCTTCAATAATTACGTTTCCAAAAGATTCATTTTCATAGTAAGTAGGAAAAACAAGAAGATGACACTTAGAAAACATTTCCCATTTTGAATCACCGCTGAGTTTACCATGAATCTTAACCACTTCTGTAAGGCCATTCTTTTGGATAAATTTTGTTAGTTTTAGTTTAAACTCATCACTTCTGAAACCTCCAACTAAATGAATGATAAACCTTTCTCTTTTTTCTAATAATATTTTACCGGAATGTAGTAAATCTAATACGCCTTTAGATTCCTGTATGGATCCAATATAAAGAATTTGCATTGGTGATTCGGAAAGGTTTCGTTTCACCGTGTAGCTTTTATGCACGTCCAAGATTCCATTGGGTACCACTTCTACTGATTTAGCCTTTATAAATTTACCATCTTCAGGATTTAATTCAGATAATTGTATAGCAAGTACTGGGCGTCGATATGCTAAATTGAATAGGACTTTTTCAAACCAAAACAAAGTATTATAAACTTCATCAATGCCTGCGGACCTAAAATGAAAAAGAGTGGCTTTAAAAAACGGCCTCAAAGAGATTAGTATAAACACATCACGATAGAAAGGGAGTCTACCCGAACATGCAGGCATATAATATAAATTTCTCACACCTTTCAAGAACCTTAATTCTAATGACTTGAAAATAACAGGGAATAATTGAATAATTTTTGATAACCTGAACTTTCCTACCTCCTCAACCCTCTTTGAATAGTTAGCCTCCACAAAATGTAGTTGCATTTTTGTATAATGGCCTGCTAATAATCTTTCTGTTGAAAGTGATTGACCATGGATGGGTGGTGGTATTTGACCGATAATCAAAATTTTCTTCATATAATTTAACTTAATTAAAATACTTTTGTGATAAATACTTTTTTAAGTATTTACTTTTTAAGAAATAATACTTAATAATATATGCTTTCTTAAGTATTTTGATTCTATAATTTTGATTATCTAAATTAAACGATGGATATAAGTAATTTTTATATGAGTATGCAATTTCTAATCTTTGTTGATCATTTAGTACTCCACTTTTTATCTGCTCACCAGTTTTATTATCATCAGTTACTCTGAAATCAGTTAGAATATGATCTATCAACTTAATATTATACTCTTTACCACATCTCATATACCATTCAGTATCCATCATATAATGAAACTGATCATTAAGAAGGTTTTTCTTAAGTATAGCAGAACGAAAAAAAGTACCGGATGAGGGAGGAAGGTGAATTCTAAATAAAGTTAAATTGTAATCAAAGTCTATATGATATATGGTTCTTATTAATTCCAGTTTTTTATTTACAAGATTAACATGTCCATACAGTACATCAGAATCAGGATTGCTATTGATATAATTTAAAAATTTATTAATAGCACCATCTTTTAAAAGATCATCTGCATTTAACCAAAGAATCCAGTCACCATTGGAAATTTTAAACCCTTTATTTAGCGCTTCACTTTGTCCATTATCAGGTTCAGAAATATATCTTATATGATCATAATTATTCTTGTAATAATTTAAAACCTCTAAAGTCTTATCTGTACTTTCATTATCGATTATAATGTGTTCTAAATTGGAGTAATCCTGACTAATAACACTTTCAATTGAGTCCGAAATATAATCCCCCTGATTAAAAGAAGGTGTAACGACAGATATTTTTACCATTATATTCTTAATCTTTTAATCTTTATTACCATTACCATTGTCATTATAATAACTATATAAATACTAGATCCAGCAGCAATTCCAACGCCGAACACACTACTTATACTTACATATATAAATAAAGAAACAATTTGTGCATATAATAACTTTAGTTTCTTTGATTCATTATTAAATATTCGATTTTTAAATAAACTTTTAATAGTTATAATATATGACATAGAGAGTATAATAAACCCAATTATACCTAAGTCTGCTAATACTTTTAATATCGCATTATGTGCTGAACCTAACGGAATTCCATCTCTCACAAATTCTGCAAGTAACCATCTTGAACCCGCTGCATATCCATATCCAACTATTGGTGATTCAAGCCATCTATTAAATAAAAATTCAAAAACACCAGCTCTCGCACTTAATGTCATTATTACATCAATTGATTGTCCTCTTGAAAAGTACAGAATCAGATTATCAAAATATCCCAGCACTCCAGAGACTATTACTACTCCAAACGAAATATAGATAAATAATGCCTTGTGTATAAACTTTTTATATATAAATATATTTATAAATAATACTAGTATAGCAGCTATCATTGATGATCTAGTGAAGGTCAATAATAAGAATATCCAAGTTATAAAATAACATATCCAATATATTTTCAATCTTGCATCAGATAAATATTCTTTTCCATGTAAACAAACTGTGATAAAATAAATACCTGATATTACTGCTGCTGCTCCATAATCACCAAATATTCCTCCCACTAGTCTGTAACCATAATTCCATTCTTCTCTTCCTACAAGATTAGGGTCGATAAAATAAAATATAATTATCAAGAATAACTGGATGATAAATGCATAGAATATTAACAAGAGTGGTTTAGTCCAATCCATCCATTTTTGAATTAAACCTACTAGAAGGATGAGAATTAATATTTGAAAACTAAAAAATAGTGTATATAAAGTGTTCGGAGAATATATAGATGAGATTATAGCAAATAAACCATAAATAGAATACCATTTGGTTGGATTTGATGTTAAAATATCATAATAGTATTTTTTGTTTTTTGAAAAATACACAAGTACAATTAAACCGCTAATTCCCCACACCACCATCCTCAATATATTGGAAAAATCCAAATTAAATGAACTTTCAAATGCCAATTGACTTGCTAGTTCTCTAGTATTTGTATTTCTGTCCTCTACTTTTAATTGTGGTGGGCCAAGAATGCACAATACTAAAAATACAAGGGTGATATACTTTACTTTTAGAACCATAAATTCTTAAAAATAAATTAAGTTTTACAAACAGCCCAAATGGGTAAATAGTGCTTGCCTGATATATTTCTACCCATCATCGCGCAAACCCTGTGTTTCCCACTTGTTACTGCTCCATTAGTAGTTTCTATTGGATCTTTTTTAAACATTTCAATAATTTCTTTTTCACTCATGTCTGATAGAGACTCGTAATAATCCTTAGTATATAATTTCGGGAATTTTACTTCCTCAATATATTTATTAGCTAAATGGTATGGTGTAACTCCCTTTTTGTATTCAAATAAAATACAATACAAAAAGTAGTTGTTCCCAGACTGCCAAAAATTTTGATCCAAATTTACAGGCTCATAGAATTCCTCAGTCATATCTGTTTCATTTATGTCTTTGACTATCTTATGTAGTGTATTCTTTGACTTTAAATATGAAACAATATCCTTTATTTTTGTATACTTCCCTCCATCGGTAAATATATCAAGGTGAGGCTTTCTCCATTTCCAATTAAACGAATCCATGGGTTCAATATTTAAATTTAAAAATTCCTCTTCATCTAGTTGTTTATAATGAACCCCTAAAAATCTAAACGGTATGTTAGTTATTTGTCTTAATGAATGTGGTAATTTAAAACATACTCGAATCGCTAATTCTTGTACTTTATTCTTATAGTTACGCGGGTTTGACGTTTTTAATCGTCTTAAAAAATTTCTGATACGATTGATTAAATTGGGATTATACATAATCTCAAGAAGCCGATCAGTTTCTTTTGGTACAAAAAATTCTTCACCATAAATTTCTATGCATTCAAAATCTTCAAATAGATGTTTAGGGAACCATTTTTGCCCATATCCAACTTCCCTTCTCTCTTGTTTGAAAATACAGATATCTATATATCTATAGTCTCTACAAACAGAAATCATTTGATCATTATCACGTATGACTTGAAACCCTTTATCAAGTAAATTTGGTAAAACATTGTTCTTAAAGTTATCTTTATCCTCCTTCCAAATGCTAATATCATCGTCATGATCATCTAAAAATTGATTTTCTTTGTATAATCCTAAAAGTGTTTTTCCCTGCAACCAATACCTGATATTTTCTGATGTCAAACTCTTCGTTAGGTCCTTCAAGTTTCTAATACGAATTGACAACGCACTTTCAAAACCTTGTTTCAGCCAATAATGTTTATTCACCAAGAAATCATACTTTGACCAGTTTTCAGTATGAATTACATCATTATTTGTGTTTATCATAACAAGTATAATTTAGAAATTATTTACTGATCGTTGACACCAATCATTAAAACAAGCTGGTAACCTTCCATGAAATATTCTATTAAATATTTGCCTAGCCTCTTTTTTTGTATACAATCCTGATGTGACATTTGGCCATATATCGAGGTCATCAATATCAACAATTTTATTTACTCTAATGGGTATGGTTTTTTTTCCTAAAGCTGATAAAACTGACAGTCGGTGTTGTCCAGTAGTTGCCATCCAACTCCAGTTATCATTCTCATCGATTAATACGGTTGATTTTATATCACCATCAGGGTTACTGTTTCTTTTATATCCGTATTTCTTAACGGATTTTAAAAGTTTATGTAGTCTTTTAGCTTCAATATTTAATTTAAATTCAGATACAGGACCTGTCCATGCCCACCCATGTGAAGCATCTATATTTATACCAGCTCTATTATTCTCTATGATAATCGATTCTTCGTTTTTCTTGGCCCACTGTTCGATTGATTCTATATCCCAGGGCAATACGCATGTCCATGCGGGATAGTTGAATAGTTCATTATTATTATCATTTAATCCAAGCAATTCAGCTGCATATTTAGGCTGCACATTTTCATAATAAATCTTCAATTCATTATAAATTATCTCTAAGCTTTTAGTTGATATTAAAGCTTTCTTTGCAGCAATTACGAATGGATGTGAAGCAGATGGATGAAATGAAAATACCGGATGTCCTCGTCCTTTCTCAATCGGAGCATCAATTATTACTGGTTGAGATTTACAATAATACCTTAAAAACTTTGGATCATTTCCTTTTTTTCTCACATCAATGGGGAACTGAATATCATTCCTTTTAAAGTATTCAAGACTATGAATCCTATATCCAAATGAATTGAATATTTTCTGAACAATATCTTCTATAGATTTTTTTTGCATAAGAAAATTACCTTTTACCGAAAAGCAGGCATTAAATTAATTTTTTGACATAATTTTGAAATAAAAAAACCAATACCTCCACCAATCAGCATAAACAGAAGAAACAGTGGTATCATCATCCAAATTTGATATGACAACCATGGATAATTAATTAACCAAAATATTATTAGTAGAAAGGGAACAATGGCAGGAATGAAGTAAGATAAGTTTGATTTAATATCTAACTTTTTAAAAACTATTTTCTCCGACACGATTCGCATTATTAGTAATGACGGTATACTTACTAACTTTGCCAAAGCGGCTCCCACTAAGCCATATACCGGCATAAGAAGTAGCATTAAACCCAGCGTCAATGGAACTGTGATTGCTAAAAATTGAGTATTAAGTTTAACAAGGCCTGTACCTAATAAAAAGTGATGATTGATAATTCCAATTGGATGAAACATATATTTAGCAAGAAAAACATATAAAATTAATATTGCTTCATTTGCAAAATCTGTTCCCATCCATATTTCTAGCAAACTAAAACCAAATAAATAGGTTGGTGTAATTATTGCAATTGTTGCTAT contains these protein-coding regions:
- a CDS encoding four helix bundle protein; this translates as MKRIHSHRELDVYRMSFDASMRLFELSKAFPREEQYSLTDQVRRSSRSVSANISEAFRKRKYPKSFVSKLSDAEAEAAETQTWLDFAFKCKYIDPEPYKMLNREYDFIIGKLVNMARFPEKWVV
- a CDS encoding capsule assembly Wzi family protein, whose protein sequence is MSKRSTSLTPSLSLTLSLLLSLIILPTQIHAQFSTPEFSFETTGIISSSGTTPFWLQSNRHGMFSGEGSQFLTRLQAHSTGNQLTDNLSLSYGADFIARPGVKSTASFNQGYLRLDGYGLFLQAGRFHNTSPIHDEELGMGSLGISNNASPIPQVRAGLKDWTSISFTRDFIQIKGYIAHGWLGSRRITEDVLLHEKVGHARFGGDFPLNFYGGLAHYVIWGGKNHPDHGDIPASLSDFKNAFFALKGGPDSPGQFRNYMYGDHIGAWDFGFFLEFDRVDIKAYRQFPIETKDNLKFISPQDALTGLHFDFNENWELPIKALTYEFLYTKYQDGPRRPNIGGDLTRDEFRGNENYYNHGLYRTGWVYNSRTIGNALFVPSSDPDIGVFNNRIVAHHLGISFALQYNVKLTTKGTFSRNYGKRWDNRIPDDKEKMDLFDPYINQWSFFTRIEVPITWRGYLVTILAESGFDNGALVGDQFGWLFGIRLGV
- a CDS encoding glycosyltransferase family 2 protein; protein product: MVKISVVTPSFNQGDYISDSIESVISQDYSNLEHIIIDNESTDKTLEVLNYYKNNYDHIRYISEPDNGQSEALNKGFKISNGDWILWLNADDLLKDGAINKFLNYINSNPDSDVLYGHVNLVNKKLELIRTIYHIDFDYNLTLFRIHLPPSSGTFFRSAILKKNLLNDQFHYMMDTEWYMRCGKEYNIKLIDHILTDFRVTDDNKTGEQIKSGVLNDQQRLEIAYSYKNYLYPSFNLDNQNYRIKILKKAYIIKYYFLKSKYLKKYLSQKYFN
- a CDS encoding O-antigen ligase, which produces MVLKVKYITLVFLVLCILGPPQLKVEDRNTNTRELASQLAFESSFNLDFSNILRMVVWGISGLIVLVYFSKNKKYYYDILTSNPTKWYSIYGLFAIISSIYSPNTLYTLFFSFQILILILLVGLIQKWMDWTKPLLLIFYAFIIQLFLIIIFYFIDPNLVGREEWNYGYRLVGGIFGDYGAAAVISGIYFITVCLHGKEYLSDARLKIYWICYFITWIFLLLTFTRSSMIAAILVLFINIFIYKKFIHKALFIYISFGVVIVSGVLGYFDNLILYFSRGQSIDVIMTLSARAGVFEFLFNRWLESPIVGYGYAAGSRWLLAEFVRDGIPLGSAHNAILKVLADLGIIGFIILSMSYIITIKSLFKNRIFNNESKKLKLLYAQIVSLFIYVSISSVFGVGIAAGSSIYIVIIMTMVMVIKIKRLRI
- a CDS encoding glycosyltransferase family 4 protein, producing MKKILIIGQIPPPIHGQSLSTERLLAGHYTKMQLHFVEANYSKRVEEVGKFRLSKIIQLFPVIFKSLELRFLKGVRNLYYMPACSGRLPFYRDVFILISLRPFFKATLFHFRSAGIDEVYNTLFWFEKVLFNLAYRRPVLAIQLSELNPEDGKFIKAKSVEVVPNGILDVHKSYTVKRNLSESPMQILYIGSIQESKGVLDLLHSGKILLEKRERFIIHLVGGFRSDEFKLKLTKFIQKNGLTEVVKIHGKLSGDSKWEMFSKCHLLVFPTYYENESFGNVIIEAMQFELPVIATDWRAASSIVQSKSTGFIVPIKSPDLIAKKIQILMCDKNLRLKMGSNGRKAFLKNYSIEAFWRNMENVLSKASV
- a CDS encoding WecB/TagA/CpsF family glycosyltransferase, with translation MYKVNILKSYVNKQNLGETLEIFTDTIETNDKIRVTVTPVNCLLWAKRNPKLEHIYNSADISTADGVPLIWASKLLGDPIRGRVTGLDLLPEFSKIAAENGYSFFLLGAAEGVADRLKDKLEVENPGLNVVGTYSPPYAKTFSEEENQKMINMINEVKPNVLWVSLTAPKQDYWIHEHFDKLDVNIAIGVGAAFDVVVGDIERSPEWMQKYGLEWFYRLIKEPKRLYKRYLIEAPRFIPLVLIQAFKERVLRRKSD